In the genome of Candidatus Zixiibacteriota bacterium, one region contains:
- a CDS encoding pyridoxine 5'-phosphate synthase: protein MPLLSVNVDMVAATREIRRLSEPDPAQAAVLAELGGADGLALQLRRDRKYVRDRDLYLLKGVTKTRLTIEMPPVDDIITMALEVKPWMVTLVADHADSTNPVSTIGFTVAPVDFGDITARFNAVGVNVGFFVEPDTDQIKAASKADATAVLISCAGYTGARTLVEAQAELDRLDKAVQCAAKAGLEVHCGRGVTYKNVTPLVELGYVDEFVVGHAICCRALLVGFERAVREMIELLRLPSGTH, encoded by the coding sequence GTGCCGCTCTTATCTGTAAATGTTGATATGGTTGCTGCCACCCGTGAAATCCGGCGTCTATCGGAACCTGATCCAGCCCAGGCCGCTGTGCTGGCCGAGTTGGGAGGGGCCGATGGATTGGCCCTTCAACTTCGTCGTGACCGAAAGTATGTGCGGGACCGCGATCTGTATTTGCTCAAAGGCGTGACCAAAACCAGGTTGACAATCGAAATGCCCCCGGTTGATGACATTATTACTATGGCACTTGAGGTCAAGCCATGGATGGTCACTCTGGTGGCTGATCATGCCGACAGTACCAATCCTGTCTCGACCATTGGTTTTACGGTAGCGCCGGTGGACTTTGGCGATATCACTGCCCGCTTCAACGCCGTAGGAGTGAATGTTGGCTTCTTCGTCGAGCCGGACACCGATCAGATCAAGGCGGCTTCCAAGGCGGATGCAACGGCGGTTCTAATAAGTTGTGCCGGGTATACCGGAGCGAGGACACTTGTTGAAGCCCAGGCAGAGCTTGACCGTCTGGACAAGGCTGTTCAATGTGCGGCCAAGGCGGGTTTGGAAGTACACTGTGGTCGGGGCGTCACTTACAAGAATGTTACTCCGCTCGTGGAACTGGGCTATGTCGATGAATTTGTAGTCGGCCACGCGATCTGCTGCCGGGCGCTGCTGGTTGGCTTCGAACGGGCAGTACGCGAGATGATCGAACTGCTCCGGCTGCCGTCGGGGACCCACTAA
- the rsmA gene encoding 16S rRNA (adenine(1518)-N(6)/adenine(1519)-N(6))-dimethyltransferase RsmA — translation MPGYHAKKRLGQNFLKSREIIERIVELVAPTQGDSIIEIGPGRGSLTLPLAESGASITAVEFDRDVIGYLEKLLRKWPNAKIVNQDFLSFDPGEAGEGPHKLIGNLPYNITSPALAWVTENRKSVHRAVFMVQKEVGQRVAASPGNKNWSPLSIFTQLSFDVHLCFDVAPEHFQPPPKVTSCVIELTPIKKPVAVVHEQLFERVVRTGFRQRRKLLSNNLAPDLLPDTGSVRKLLAQAGLAEDVRAEEVSIAGFLKLTECLAVISMP, via the coding sequence ATGCCCGGATACCATGCGAAAAAACGTCTGGGGCAGAACTTCCTGAAATCGCGGGAGATAATCGAGCGCATTGTCGAATTGGTAGCCCCGACACAGGGTGACAGCATTATCGAAATCGGGCCGGGGCGGGGATCACTGACGCTTCCCTTGGCGGAATCAGGGGCAAGTATTACAGCTGTAGAATTTGACCGGGACGTAATCGGCTATCTTGAGAAGTTACTGCGGAAGTGGCCGAATGCGAAAATTGTAAACCAGGATTTCCTGTCCTTTGATCCCGGTGAGGCGGGTGAAGGACCCCACAAGCTGATTGGAAATCTTCCGTACAATATCACTTCTCCGGCGCTTGCCTGGGTAACTGAGAATCGAAAATCAGTCCATCGGGCTGTCTTTATGGTGCAAAAAGAGGTCGGTCAACGTGTGGCCGCTTCCCCTGGCAACAAGAACTGGTCGCCATTGTCGATTTTCACTCAGCTATCTTTTGATGTACATCTCTGTTTTGATGTTGCACCGGAGCATTTTCAGCCGCCACCTAAAGTGACTTCCTGCGTGATAGAGTTGACACCCATCAAGAAACCTGTTGCGGTTGTTCATGAGCAACTCTTCGAGCGTGTTGTGCGGACAGGGTTTCGTCAACGTCGTAAGCTACTTAGTAACAACCTGGCTCCGGACCTTCTACCCGATACGGGGTCAGTTCGGAAGTTACTTGCACAAGCTGGTTTGGCTGAGGATGTCCGTGCGGAAGAAGTCTCAATAGCGGGTTTTTTGAAATTGACCGAGTGTTTAGCGGTTATTAGTATGCCGTAA
- a CDS encoding TatD family hydrolase has translation MIDSHCHLDFDAFDGRREQVITDAHRAGVHTIINIGVDGPSSERSIELAEEHEGIYATVGFHPHDATKLDADNIARLHEWTNHKKVVAIGEIGLDFYHDHSPRPIQKKAFHSQLELAAELKMPVVIHTRDAFTETMEIVRDIARDIPGGVFHCFPGSVDEALEVFSIGFVIGIGGAVTRQNSPMGETAAGIPLDKIILETDAPYQKPARYKERHNCPATIRTVCEKLAELHGTDMTEVEKITDRTCQKLFRLVDVFGT, from the coding sequence ATGATCGACTCGCACTGCCATCTCGACTTTGATGCTTTTGACGGTCGGCGCGAGCAGGTCATCACTGATGCGCACCGGGCTGGCGTTCATACGATTATTAACATCGGCGTTGACGGACCTTCGTCGGAACGATCCATTGAGCTTGCCGAAGAGCATGAGGGGATCTATGCAACGGTCGGATTTCATCCGCACGATGCGACCAAACTTGATGCTGACAACATCGCCCGTTTGCATGAGTGGACCAACCACAAGAAGGTGGTTGCTATCGGCGAGATTGGCCTTGATTTCTACCACGATCACTCACCGCGACCGATTCAGAAGAAAGCTTTCCACAGCCAGTTGGAACTGGCGGCGGAATTGAAGATGCCGGTTGTTATTCACACCCGTGATGCTTTTACAGAGACAATGGAAATCGTTCGCGACATTGCCCGTGATATCCCCGGTGGGGTGTTTCATTGCTTCCCTGGCAGTGTAGACGAGGCTTTGGAGGTTTTCTCTATTGGCTTTGTGATTGGTATTGGCGGCGCCGTTACACGCCAGAACTCGCCCATGGGGGAGACTGCGGCCGGGATTCCACTTGATAAGATTATCCTGGAGACCGACGCCCCTTATCAGAAACCCGCTCGCTATAAAGAACGCCATAACTGTCCGGCTACGATCAGAACCGTGTGCGAAAAACTGGCCGAGTTGCATGGAACCGATATGACCGAAGTTGAGAAGATCACCGACCGAACCTGTCAGAAGCTATTCCGACTGGTCGATGTTTTCGGGACGTAG
- the metG gene encoding methionine--tRNA ligase, with amino-acid sequence MSKPFYITTPIYYINGRPHIGQAYTTVAADVITRFHRLSGRETFFLTGTDEHGTKIAEAAAKEGIPEIEFCDRIVEMFKETWKNLLIETDDFIRTTSPRHEQAVNKILKVMKEARTDDGQEAIYEGFYEGLYCNGCEAFVTEKELVDGVCPHHNQPPEKVREKNYFFRLTAYLPKIKEKIESGELKIKPESRRREVLGLINQNLPDFSLSRESVKWGIPLSFDESQVAYVWVDALSNYISAIGYGDDPAMFDRWWNSSEVVHLMAKDILKFHCLYWPAMLMAAGIKLPDTLFLHGFFTVDGKKMSKTLGNMIDPNDMVAEFGPDATRYLLLTQYPFGADGDIQASHFITQHNADLANDLGNLVSRVVKMVAVNFDSALPGPYREIEGLQELMNKADTLPGKAYQHILHYELGQAITAAMDLVRATNKFFNDRAPWILAKEGKKEELGGVLYACCEVIRIVSIILFPVMPGKMREIRSVFGLDDSTLTLESARKFFELEPGTAIKLGDPVFPRLKPKKADESTPTDNTPATEGLLDIADVTRVQMRVAKVIKAEVVPDADKLLKLQIDLGNEKRQIVAGVAQHYTPEKITGMSIIVIVNLKPATIRGVESNGMLLAAKKGKKLCLVISDGDLPPGAKIS; translated from the coding sequence TTGAGCAAGCCTTTCTATATTACCACGCCAATATATTATATCAATGGCCGCCCCCACATTGGACAAGCCTATACCACCGTGGCGGCCGATGTCATAACCCGTTTCCATCGGTTGAGTGGACGGGAAACATTCTTTCTTACCGGTACTGACGAACACGGGACAAAGATCGCGGAAGCGGCCGCAAAAGAAGGTATTCCCGAGATAGAGTTTTGCGATCGCATTGTCGAGATGTTCAAGGAAACGTGGAAGAACCTCCTTATTGAGACAGACGATTTTATTCGAACCACCTCCCCGCGACACGAGCAGGCTGTCAACAAGATTCTCAAGGTGATGAAAGAGGCCAGGACTGACGACGGGCAGGAGGCTATCTATGAAGGATTCTATGAAGGTCTGTACTGCAATGGGTGCGAGGCGTTTGTTACCGAAAAGGAACTGGTCGATGGAGTTTGTCCCCATCACAACCAGCCGCCGGAGAAGGTTCGGGAGAAGAACTATTTCTTCCGTCTGACCGCCTACCTGCCCAAAATCAAGGAGAAGATCGAATCAGGCGAACTGAAGATTAAGCCGGAGTCCCGTCGACGTGAAGTGCTTGGATTGATCAATCAGAATCTACCCGATTTTTCACTTTCGAGGGAATCGGTCAAGTGGGGCATTCCGCTCTCGTTTGATGAATCGCAGGTCGCTTATGTCTGGGTCGATGCCCTCAGCAACTACATTTCGGCGATTGGCTACGGTGACGATCCGGCTATGTTTGACAGGTGGTGGAACAGCAGTGAGGTCGTTCACCTCATGGCCAAGGACATTCTCAAGTTCCATTGTCTGTACTGGCCGGCGATGCTGATGGCGGCCGGGATCAAGTTGCCGGATACTCTGTTTCTGCATGGTTTCTTCACCGTCGATGGCAAGAAGATGTCCAAGACTCTGGGCAACATGATTGACCCCAACGATATGGTGGCCGAGTTCGGTCCCGATGCTACCCGCTATCTTCTGTTGACGCAATATCCATTTGGCGCCGATGGTGATATCCAGGCCAGTCATTTTATCACTCAGCATAACGCTGACCTGGCCAACGATCTGGGTAATCTTGTTTCGCGCGTGGTCAAGATGGTAGCAGTCAATTTCGATTCGGCGCTTCCGGGGCCTTACAGGGAAATCGAGGGCTTGCAGGAATTGATGAACAAGGCGGACACGCTGCCGGGCAAAGCGTACCAACATATACTTCATTATGAACTTGGTCAGGCAATTACCGCGGCAATGGATCTGGTACGAGCCACCAACAAGTTCTTCAATGATCGCGCTCCCTGGATCCTAGCCAAAGAAGGAAAGAAAGAAGAACTCGGCGGAGTTCTCTATGCCTGTTGTGAGGTCATTCGTATTGTATCGATTATCTTGTTCCCGGTAATGCCGGGTAAGATGCGGGAGATTCGATCGGTCTTCGGGCTGGATGATTCTACCCTGACTCTCGAAAGTGCGCGCAAGTTCTTTGAGTTGGAGCCAGGTACGGCGATCAAACTCGGCGATCCTGTTTTCCCGCGGCTCAAGCCCAAGAAAGCTGATGAATCTACCCCGACCGATAACACTCCAGCGACCGAGGGCTTGCTGGACATTGCGGATGTTACGCGGGTGCAGATGAGAGTGGCAAAAGTCATCAAAGCGGAGGTAGTTCCCGACGCAGACAAACTACTCAAGCTGCAGATTGATCTGGGAAACGAAAAACGTCAGATCGTCGCCGGGGTGGCTCAGCATTACACGCCTGAGAAGATTACCGGTATGAGTATTATTGTCATTGTTAATCTAAAACCGGCAACCATCCGGGGGGTCGAGTCCAACGGCATGCTGTTGGCGGCCAAGAAGGGCAAGAAGCTGTGCCTGGTGATATCGGACGGTGATCTTCCACCTGGGGCTAAGATTAGCTGA